The Equus caballus isolate H_3958 breed thoroughbred chromosome 12, TB-T2T, whole genome shotgun sequence genome contains a region encoding:
- the LOC138916830 gene encoding olfactory receptor 5AN1-like has translation MTQGGNITAITHFLLLGFSDFPGIRAVLFVVFLLVYIMTLIWNLCLIILIRMDFHLHTPMYFFLHNLSFIDICYVTSTVPKMLSNFFQEQQTITLVGCAVQYFIFSTMGPSESCLMTAMAYDRYAAICNPLLYSSIMSPTLCVQMVLGSYMAGFSGSISQLCAMLQLQFCGPNVINHFFCDMPQLLVLSCTDTFFVQLMTAVLIVIFGIINVSIIMISYGCIVISIMKITSAKGRSKAFSTCASHLTAVTLFYSSSIFVYLSSSSGGSSSFDRFASVFYTVVIPMLNPLIYSLRNKEIKDALKRLQKKGKYC, from the coding sequence ATGACTCAAGGAGGAAATATTACAGCTAtcacccatttcctcctcttgggATTCTCAGATTTCCCCGGAATCAGAGCAGTGCTCTTCGTTGTATTCCTGTTGGTGTACATTATGACTCTGATTTGGAACCTGTGTCTCATCATCTTAATAAGGATGGATTtccatctccacacacccatgtacttcttcctccatAATCTGTCCTTCATTGATATCTGCTACGTGACCTCCACAGTCCCCAAGATGCTCTCCAACTTTTTCCAGGAGCAGCAAACCATCACCCTTGTGGGTTGTGCTGTTCAATACTTCATCTTTTCAACCATGGGACCgagtgagtcttgtctcatgacagccatGGCTTATGATCGATATGCTGCCATTTGTAACCCActtctctattcatccatcatgtCACCCACTCTGTGTGTTCAAATGGTGCTTGGGTCCTATATGGCAGGATTCTCTGGTTCTATATCCCAATTGTGTGCCATGCTTCAGCTCCAATTCTGTGGGCCTAATGTCatcaaccacttcttctgtgacatgccCCAACTGTTAGTCCTGTCCTGCACTGACACTTTCTTTGTACAACTCATGACTGCGGTATTAATAGTGATCTTTGGGATAATAAATGTCTCAATTATCATGATATCTTATGGCTGTATTGTCATCTCCATTATGAAGATCACTTCAGCTAAAGGCAGGTCCAAGGCTTTCAGcacctgtgcttctcacctgACAGCAGTGACCCTCTTCTATTCCTCAAGTATCTTTGTCTACTTGAGTTCCAGCTCTGGCGGTTCCTCCAGCTTTGACAGATTTGCATCAGTCTTCTACACTGTGGTGATTCCCATGTTGAATCCCTTGAtttatagtctgaggaacaaagaaatcaaagacgccTTGAAGAGGTTGCAAAAGAAGGGAAAGTATTGCTGA